The following proteins are co-located in the Gloeocapsa sp. PCC 7428 genome:
- a CDS encoding xanthine dehydrogenase family protein subunit M, protein MDLHNIQTYLRPQSLETVENWSQGWSWLAGGTWIFTQAQPDLKVLVDLEKLNWSEIEVTSDGLSIGATCTMAKLRQWNFPDNWTGVAALLRAVDELASFKVTNMATVGGNICLAIPASTFAPAMVALNASYEIWHPQAAPRLIAAKDFQTGIQQTVLQPGEVLRKIWILQANLEWQISYQRVCVATAGIAISLVVAAYNPQTSQVRFGLGACVPTPRVLEFSHIPTADEIEEVFDAQLPLDCFIEDYAASATYRQHLTKVLMQRSLLEFQICKNP, encoded by the coding sequence ATGGATTTACATAATATTCAAACTTACCTACGTCCCCAAAGTTTAGAAACAGTTGAAAATTGGTCGCAAGGCTGGTCTTGGCTAGCTGGTGGAACGTGGATTTTTACACAAGCACAACCTGATTTAAAAGTATTAGTCGATTTAGAAAAGTTAAATTGGTCAGAAATTGAAGTCACTTCAGACGGATTAAGTATTGGTGCAACTTGTACAATGGCAAAGTTGCGTCAATGGAATTTCCCAGATAATTGGACGGGCGTTGCAGCTTTGTTGCGCGCTGTAGACGAACTTGCTTCCTTTAAAGTTACCAACATGGCAACAGTTGGCGGAAACATCTGTTTAGCGATACCAGCAAGTACGTTTGCTCCGGCAATGGTAGCACTAAACGCAAGCTACGAAATTTGGCATCCGCAAGCTGCGCCGCGTCTTATTGCTGCTAAGGATTTTCAAACTGGGATACAGCAAACAGTATTACAGCCAGGCGAAGTTTTGCGCAAAATCTGGATTTTGCAAGCGAATTTAGAATGGCAAATTAGTTATCAACGAGTTTGTGTCGCGACTGCGGGAATTGCCATATCGCTTGTTGTTGCAGCTTATAACCCGCAAACATCACAAGTCAGATTTGGTTTAGGCGCTTGCGTACCAACACCGCGCGTTTTGGAATTTTCCCATATTCCTACCGCAGATGAAATTGAGGAAGTCTTTGACGCACAATTACCGCTGGATTGTTTTATCGAAGACTATGCCGCAAGTGCGACTTATCGGCAACACTTGACTAAAGTTTTGATGCAGCGATCGCTTTTGGAATTTCAGATATGCAAGAACCCGTAA
- the uraD gene encoding 2-oxo-4-hydroxy-4-carboxy-5-ureidoimidazoline decarboxylase gives MNQDDFVAALGWIFEDSPWVAAKAWAKKPFTDVLSLHQSMVDVVREASDAEKLTLICAHPDLGAKAKMAEASVKEQAGVGLDRLSPQEYDKFNSLNQAYKEKFNFPFIVAVRNHTKESILASFSQRLENTKERELKTVIAEIEKIALFRLQEVINDN, from the coding sequence ATGAATCAGGATGACTTTGTAGCAGCGTTAGGGTGGATATTTGAAGATTCCCCTTGGGTTGCAGCGAAAGCTTGGGCTAAAAAACCATTTACAGATGTACTTTCTCTACATCAAAGTATGGTAGATGTCGTTCGTGAGGCGAGTGATGCAGAAAAACTTACACTCATTTGTGCGCACCCTGATCTAGGCGCTAAAGCTAAAATGGCTGAAGCCTCTGTAAAAGAGCAAGCTGGAGTTGGTTTGGATCGATTGTCTCCACAAGAGTACGATAAATTTAACTCGCTCAATCAAGCATACAAAGAAAAATTCAACTTTCCTTTTATCGTTGCTGTTAGAAATCACACTAAAGAAAGTATTCTAGCAAGCTTTTCTCAAAGGTTAGAAAATACAAAAGAGAGAGAATTAAAAACAGTTATAGCAGAAATAGAAAAAATAGCATTGTTTCGGTTACAAGAAGTTATTAATGATAATTAA
- a CDS encoding Uma2 family endonuclease — MSQSIAADLFSPEEQAEWVEEPDISHLVTEDDTPVDNLLAEKQQRLLTSCLYSSWKPGIPFLATANVGLFYAINKPAIVPDVLLSLDVEVPQDWQQKKNRSYFTWIIGKPPEVVIEIVSNTVGNELGSKMKDYARIGVAYYVVYDPLQQLGDRRLQVHELRGTSYTPLETTWMEPVGLGLTLWDGIFEGKQDTWLRWCDRDGNLIATGDERAESERQRAERLAEILRSQGIDPDEILS, encoded by the coding sequence ATGTCACAATCAATAGCGGCAGATCTCTTTTCCCCTGAAGAGCAAGCTGAGTGGGTGGAAGAACCTGATATTAGCCACTTGGTGACAGAAGACGATACCCCTGTGGACAACCTGCTTGCAGAAAAACAGCAACGACTTTTGACGAGTTGTTTATACAGTTCGTGGAAACCAGGTATTCCGTTTTTAGCTACCGCAAATGTTGGCTTGTTTTACGCAATTAATAAACCTGCTATTGTACCGGATGTCTTACTCAGCTTGGATGTAGAAGTTCCTCAAGATTGGCAACAAAAGAAAAATCGCTCTTATTTTACCTGGATCATTGGTAAGCCTCCGGAAGTTGTCATTGAAATCGTCTCCAATACCGTGGGTAACGAACTGGGTAGTAAAATGAAAGACTATGCCCGTATTGGTGTTGCTTACTATGTCGTTTACGATCCTTTGCAGCAGTTAGGCGATCGCCGCTTACAAGTTCATGAGTTGAGGGGTACGAGTTACACTCCTTTAGAAACAACTTGGATGGAACCAGTGGGTTTGGGATTAACGCTATGGGATGGAATCTTTGAAGGAAAACAAGATACTTGGTTGCGTTGGTGCGATCGCGATGGTAATTTAATCGCAACAGGCGATGAGCGTGCGGAATCTGAACGCCAACGCGCGGAACGCTTAGCAGAAATATTGCGTTCTCAAGGTATCGATCCTGATGAGATACTGAGTTAA
- a CDS encoding Uma2 family endonuclease — protein sequence MVTLQLKQIRVPPGACVILEDISWQEFETILIELGEHRGSRVAYTQGSLEIMVPLPEHEKAKVIIGDLVKILLDELDLDWEPLGSTTFKREDMAAGVEPDDCFYIQNYKLMIGKEQIDLSVDPPPDLAIEIDVTSKTKITAYKALQVPEIWRYEDGVLEINLFQGDDYIKSETSSIFSIPVKDEIPRFVQMARTTGTTFALKAFRKRVREYLGQ from the coding sequence ATGGTGACACTGCAACTCAAGCAAATTCGAGTTCCGCCAGGTGCGTGCGTGATATTAGAAGATATTAGTTGGCAAGAGTTTGAAACAATTCTTATTGAGTTAGGAGAACATCGTGGTAGTCGAGTTGCATACACTCAGGGTTCGTTAGAAATAATGGTTCCCCTTCCAGAGCATGAAAAGGCTAAAGTCATCATTGGAGACTTAGTAAAAATTCTGCTGGATGAACTGGATTTAGACTGGGAACCTCTCGGTTCAACTACCTTTAAGCGTGAAGATATGGCTGCGGGTGTAGAACCAGATGATTGTTTTTACATTCAAAACTATAAGTTAATGATCGGAAAAGAACAGATAGATTTAAGTGTCGATCCTCCTCCTGATTTAGCAATTGAAATCGATGTTACCTCTAAAACTAAAATAACTGCCTATAAAGCATTGCAAGTACCAGAAATTTGGCGTTATGAAGATGGTGTTTTAGAAATAAATTTATTCCAAGGAGATGATTACATCAAGTCAGAAACAAGTTCAATTTTCTCAATTCCAGTTAAAGATGAAATTCCTCGATTTGTACAAATGGCGAGGACAACAGGAACAACTTTTGCACTTAAAGCATTCCGTAAGAGGGTGCGAGAATATCTTGGTCAATAA
- a CDS encoding cytochrome P450: protein MTITDKMRSLPVPPGNFGLPVIGETLSFLRDPNFIQRRQQQHGNIYKTHVFGRPTVVMIGAEANRFLFSNENRYFSDGVSASAPRHVKLLMGTGAIVMQTGDKHLQQRKLLAQAFQPRSLAGYINTMAATTCNYLDKWEHTGNLNWYDELRKYTLDVACKLLIGIEANNDFGKLYENWGQGLLSIPLPLPGTKFSKALRCRKLLLAKIEAIILERQQQSTTKQDVLGLLLQARDEEGHGLSLQELKEQLLTLLFAGHDTLSSSLTALCLLLAQYPQVKEAIFAEQKQLGLEQPLTLDLLKQMTYLEQALKEVLRLYSPASGPRKAIESCEFNGYLIPEGWQVFYHPAATHQDSSIFTQPERFDPERFAPPRAEDKQKSMSYIPFGGGVRECIGREFAKLEMKLFAALLVRNYNWELVPGQNLNMVMLPTPHPRDGLKVKFWRRG from the coding sequence ATGACAATTACAGATAAGATGCGATCGCTTCCTGTACCTCCTGGAAACTTTGGTTTACCCGTTATTGGTGAAACTCTCAGTTTCTTGCGCGATCCAAATTTTATACAGCGGCGACAGCAGCAACACGGAAATATCTACAAAACTCATGTCTTTGGTCGTCCTACTGTTGTTATGATTGGCGCAGAGGCGAATCGCTTTTTGTTTAGTAACGAGAACCGCTACTTTTCAGATGGAGTTTCTGCAAGTGCGCCACGACACGTGAAATTATTGATGGGAACTGGTGCGATCGTCATGCAGACAGGAGATAAACATCTCCAACAGCGCAAATTACTGGCACAAGCATTTCAACCGCGATCGCTGGCAGGATATATTAATACGATGGCGGCGACTACGTGCAACTATCTTGATAAATGGGAGCATACAGGAAACTTAAATTGGTATGATGAACTTCGCAAATATACGCTTGATGTTGCTTGCAAGTTACTTATCGGAATAGAGGCAAATAATGATTTCGGTAAGTTGTACGAAAATTGGGGTCAAGGGTTACTATCAATTCCTCTACCTTTACCTGGGACAAAATTTAGTAAAGCATTACGCTGTCGTAAATTATTACTGGCAAAAATTGAAGCAATCATCTTAGAACGTCAGCAGCAATCTACAACAAAACAAGATGTTTTAGGTTTGCTATTACAAGCACGCGACGAAGAAGGACACGGTTTAAGCTTACAAGAACTCAAAGAACAACTACTAACGTTACTCTTTGCAGGTCATGATACTTTATCGTCATCGTTAACTGCACTCTGTCTGCTATTAGCTCAATATCCACAAGTGAAAGAGGCTATTTTTGCAGAACAAAAGCAACTAGGGTTAGAGCAACCATTGACCCTGGATCTTCTCAAACAAATGACGTATCTAGAACAAGCCTTGAAAGAAGTTCTTCGCCTTTATTCTCCAGCAAGTGGACCTCGAAAAGCCATTGAGTCTTGTGAGTTTAATGGTTACTTGATTCCTGAAGGTTGGCAAGTCTTCTATCACCCCGCTGCGACACATCAAGATAGCAGCATTTTTACACAGCCAGAACGCTTTGATCCAGAAAGATTTGCGCCTCCCAGAGCAGAGGATAAGCAAAAATCAATGAGTTATATTCCTTTTGGCGGTGGAGTGCGAGAATGTATTGGTAGGGAGTTTGCCAAGCTAGAAATGAAGCTATTTGCAGCATTGTTAGTCCGCAATTACAATTGGGAACTTGTGCCAGGACAAAATCTTAATATGGTTATGCTACCTACGCCGCATCCTCGTGATGGTTTAAAGGTAAAATTTTGGCGTAGAGGTTAA
- a CDS encoding four-helix bundle copper-binding protein, giving the protein MTTAQSQLDACIQACLDCLRDCEYCADACLSEDMVQMMAECIKRCRDCADTCALCARLMSRRSELHKQMCDVCAQACDRCASECEKHDDDHCQRCAESCRCCAQLCHEMAA; this is encoded by the coding sequence ATGACGACTGCGCAATCTCAACTTGACGCGTGTATTCAAGCATGTCTCGATTGTCTGCGCGATTGTGAATACTGCGCTGATGCTTGCTTGAGTGAAGACATGGTGCAGATGATGGCTGAATGTATTAAGCGATGTCGCGATTGCGCTGATACTTGCGCCCTTTGCGCCCGCTTGATGTCGCGTCGTTCGGAACTTCACAAGCAAATGTGTGATGTTTGTGCCCAAGCGTGCGATCGCTGTGCTAGCGAATGTGAAAAGCATGATGACGATCACTGTCAACGTTGTGCTGAATCTTGTCGTTGCTGCGCTCAACTTTGTCACGAAATGGCAGCATAA